In a single window of the Notamacropus eugenii isolate mMacEug1 chromosome 4, mMacEug1.pri_v2, whole genome shotgun sequence genome:
- the GP1BB gene encoding platelet glycoprotein Ib beta chain — protein sequence MGGEGGPLPYLWLPYLTTIPWRAQWGGQPVHPLSPCFFSALPCQPGAMGSGLLLGPWALGLLLLASVHQSLACPARCRCAGSLVDCGQQHLTVASLPRAFPPGTTEIILQANNLSSLPAGLFDGLPSLRQVQLAANPWHCDCGLFYLRAWLGEQQDRSPYRDLRCSGPPRLQGRLLLYLGPEELQATCGLVGCSQALGVQFALLCLLLLHALLLIFLLIRLWRYRALTREARLITQDLLLQTTPLADQTP from the exons atgggtggggagggtgggcCTCTGCCTTATCTCTGGCTGCCTTATTTGACCACTATCCCCTGGAGGGCTCAGTGGGGTGGCCAGCCTGTCCATCCCCTATCACCCTGCTTCTTCTCTGCCCTGCCCTGCCAGCCAGGGGCCATGGGTTCTG GGCTGCTGCTGGGGCCCTGGGCCCTGGGCCTCCTGCTGTTGGCCTCTGTCCATCAGTCCTTGGCCTGTCCTGCTCGTTGTCGCTGTGCCGGCAGCCTGGTGGACTGTGGGCAGCAGCACCTGACGGTGGCCAGCCTGCCACGGGCCTTCCCTCCGGGCACCACGGAGATCATCCTGCAGGCCAACAACCTCAGCAGCCTGCCCGCAGGCCTCTTTGATGGGCTGCCCTCCCTGCGCCAAGTGCAGCTGGCGGCCAACCCCTGGCACTGTGACTGTGGCCTGTTCTACCTGCGGGCCTGGCTGGGGGAACAGCAGGACCGCAGCCCCTATCGCGACCTCCGCTGCTCCGGGCCTCCCCGACTCCAGGGCCGCCTCCTGCTCTATCTGGGCCCTGAGGAGCTGCAGGCCACCTGTGGGCTCGTGGGCTGCAGCCAGGCGCTGGGGGTGCAGTTCGCCCTTCTTTGCCTGCTCCTGCTCCATGCCCTGCTGCTGATTTTCCTGCTGATCCGCCTCTGGCGCTACCGGGCGCTGACCCGTGAGGCTCGGCTCATTACCCAGGACCTGCTGCTACAGACCACACCTCTGGCTGACCAGACCCCCTGA